A genome region from Anopheles stephensi strain Indian chromosome 2, UCI_ANSTEP_V1.0, whole genome shotgun sequence includes the following:
- the LOC118508404 gene encoding mitochondrial import receptor subunit TOM20 homolog — MEISKTIGIAAGVAGTLFLGYCIYFDHKRRKDPDFKKKLRERRKAKKAAASAGPRTTIPNLTDHEEVQRFFLQEIQTGESLIAAGDIENGVEHLANAIIVCGQPTQLLQVLQQTLPAQVFALLITRMRQYGNQASENERSKLQDMNDDLE, encoded by the exons ATGGAGATTAGCAAAACGATTGGAATTGCAGCCGGTGTCGCAGGCACACTGTTTCTCGGCTATTGCATATACTTCGACCACAAGCGCAGGAAGGATCCGGATTTCAAGAAAAAATTGCGCGAAA GACGAAAGGCCAAaaaggcagcagcatcggCAGGGCCAAGGACAACAATCCCTAACCTGACAGATCACGAAGAAGTGCAGAG ATTCTTCCTGCAAGAGATCCAAACCGGCGAATCACTCATTGCGGCCGGTGATATCGAGAATGGCGTGGAACATTTGGCTAACGCAATTATCGTTTGTGGCCAGCCAACGCAACTGCTACAG GTCCTCCAGCAAACGCTGCCAGCCCAGGTATTCGCACTGCTTATCACACGCATGCGACAGTATGGCAATCAGGCCAGCGAGAACGAGCGGTCCAAGCTCCAGGACATGAACGATGATCTGGAGTAA
- the LOC118508396 gene encoding uncharacterized protein LOC118508396 isoform X1, translating to MLVGDSCKMPPIAQLSVILFVVLICWSVPIGRADTVPIFPAKSLSIAEGAGFLAFLNPNGETVLREASATDGHWIHCSVSVNNVQYSLDSDQIHRIGDKTTVERYDSERCGVRVKNLQKALETKWTMYGTDQTGADSTGVLDVTVTSIKFIDELNVTVSGASSTATVNCPDKDGSRYCRIIDADQVVSESCTKTVDLTQRVSHFWCHTMFWGAMTERITKINLFVAENDRDVKANVEETEDHIVLTCQYRSTVSLCRALSEADNRQLMLLDGHLSGRYSAYNTKISNGICSLEIKKPLAPADVGVWRIYQQLNPTDYTGCVFDVKGRRFSKGRSIRTRGSPVKSSRVELTATDIEIFHDPRSSSATVTELSCEAPYAIDYCYLSGPTGSDHTPEKFDRLKSLGICRFKVTNITSGVWACGINDQDGAEDHLTYYNVSVFQQPGQTVTNQLTASTGDREQRLLCRTILDLPIDICRFVDPSGEVHGVSNQMKPSAEARYRYYGKGLREGECGLEIVELRDKDFGQWKCLFKVRGREYEISMEVVEEAMSVGAIIGISIAATIVLGIIGIFAYRKLNRRYTGPTYTVSSSMSNVSNGSHRS from the exons ATGCTGGTAGGAGACTCGTGCAAGATGCCTCCCATCGCGCAGCTGAGTGTAATTCTGTTCGTTGTCCTGATTTGCTGGAGCGTGCCGATTGGTCGGGCCGACACGGTTCCAATTTTCCCGGCCAAAAGTCTGTCCATAGCTGAAGGAGCGGGTTTTCTCGCTTTCTTAAATCCGAATGGTGAAACCGTGCTGAGGGAAGCTTCTGCAACGGATGGCCACTGGATACACTGTTCGGTGTCGGTTAACAATGTTCAGTACAGTTTGGACAGTGATCAGATTCATCGGATCGGCGATAAAACGACCGTTGAGCGGTATGATTCGGAGCGATGCGGCGTGCGGGTCAAAAACCTTCAGAAAGCTCTCGAAACGAAATGGACCATGTACGGTACTGATCAGACGGGTGCGGATAGTACGGGAGTGCTCGATGTAACCGTTACAT CAATAAAATTTATCGACGAACTGAATGTAACCGTTAGTGGAGCCTCATCCACCGCGACTGTGAATTGCCCGGACAAGGACGGTTCCCGATACTGCCGCATTATCGATGCAGACCAAGTGGTGTCCGAATCCTGCACCAAAACGGTCGATCTTACTCAGCGGGTCAGCCACTTCTGGTGTCACACAATGTTCTGGGGTGCAATGACGGAGAGGATCACGAAGATCAATCTATTCGTTGCGG AGAACGATCGTGACGTGAAGGCGAATGTGGAGGAAACGGAGGACCATATCGTGCTCACTTGCCAGTACCGGTCGACGGTTTCGCTGTGCCGCGCCTTATCGGAAGCAGATAATCGCCAGCTCATGCTGCTTGATGGTCATCTGTCTGGGCGTTACTCGGCGTACAATACAAA AATTTCGAATGGGATCTGTTCGTTGGAAATCAAGAAACCTCTTGCTCCGGCAGATGTTGGCGTATGGCGCATCTATCAGCAGCTAAACCCTACCGACTAcaccgggtgtgtgtttgacgTGAAGGGAAGACGATTCTCCAAAGGGCGTTCGATTCGTACTCGTGGTTCCCCAGTGAAAAGTAGCCGAGTCGAGCTAACAGCAACCGATATCGAAATTTTCCACGATCCGCGATCCTCGAGCGCAACCGTAACGGAACTGTCCTGCGAGGCCCCGTACGCTATCGATTATTGTTACCTTTCCGGACCCACCGGCAGTGATCATACGCCCGAAAAATTCGATCGTCTCAAATCGCTCGGCATCTGTCGATTCAAGGTGACCAACATTACGAGCGGTGTATGGGCCTGCGGCATTAACGATCAAGATGGTGCGGAAGATCATCTCACGTACTACAACGTGAGCGTGTTCCAGCAACCGGGGCAAACCGTTACCAATCAGCTAACGGCCAGCACGGGCGATCGCGAACAACGGCTGCTCTGTCGCACGATTCTCGACCTTCCGATCGATATCTGCCGTTTTGTCGATCCATCCGGTGAGGTGCATGGAGTGTCGAATCAGATGAAACCGTCGGCTGAAGCTCGCTACCGTTACTACGGAAAAGGATTGCGCGAGGGCGAATGCGGACTGGAGATAGTGGAGCTACGGGACAAGGACTTTGGCCAGTGGAAGTGTTTGTTTAAGGTGCGCGGACGGGAGTACGAAATTTCGATGGAGGTTGTTGAAGAAG CTATGAGTGTCGGTGCGATCATAGGGATCAGTATTGCAGCCACAATAGTGCTCGGCATCATCGGAATATTTGCCTACCGGAAGCTAAACCGACGCTACACCGGTCCGACCTATACCGTTTCTTCTAGTATGTCGAACGTATCGAACGGTTCGCATCGGTCTTGA
- the LOC118508396 gene encoding uncharacterized protein LOC118508396 isoform X3, with protein MLVGDSCKMPPIAQLSVILFVVLICWSVPIGRADTVPIFPAKSLSIAEGAGFLAFLNPNGETVLREASATDGHWIHCSVSVNNVQYSLDSDQIHRIGDKTTVERYDSERCGVRVKNLQKALETKWTMYGTDQTGADSTGVLDVTVTSIKFIDELNVTVSGASSTATVNCPDKDGSRYCRIIDADQVVSESCTKTVDLTQRVSHFWCHTMFWGAMTERITKINLFVAENDRDVKANVEETEDHIVLTCQYRSTVSLCRALSEADNRQLMLLDGHLSGRYSAYNTKISNGICSLEIKKPLAPADVGVWRIYQQLNPTDYTGCVFDVKGRRFSKGRSIRTRGSPVKSSRVELTATDIEIFHDPRSSSATVTELSCEAPYAIDYCYLSGPTGSDHTPEKFDRLKSLGICRFKVTNITSGVWACGINDQDGAEDHLTYYNVSVFQQPGQTVTNQLTASTGDREQRLLCRTILDLPIDICRFVDPSGEVHGVSNQMKPSAEARYRYYGKGLREGECGLEIVELRDKDFGQWKCLFKVRGREYEISMEVVEEGEL; from the exons ATGCTGGTAGGAGACTCGTGCAAGATGCCTCCCATCGCGCAGCTGAGTGTAATTCTGTTCGTTGTCCTGATTTGCTGGAGCGTGCCGATTGGTCGGGCCGACACGGTTCCAATTTTCCCGGCCAAAAGTCTGTCCATAGCTGAAGGAGCGGGTTTTCTCGCTTTCTTAAATCCGAATGGTGAAACCGTGCTGAGGGAAGCTTCTGCAACGGATGGCCACTGGATACACTGTTCGGTGTCGGTTAACAATGTTCAGTACAGTTTGGACAGTGATCAGATTCATCGGATCGGCGATAAAACGACCGTTGAGCGGTATGATTCGGAGCGATGCGGCGTGCGGGTCAAAAACCTTCAGAAAGCTCTCGAAACGAAATGGACCATGTACGGTACTGATCAGACGGGTGCGGATAGTACGGGAGTGCTCGATGTAACCGTTACAT CAATAAAATTTATCGACGAACTGAATGTAACCGTTAGTGGAGCCTCATCCACCGCGACTGTGAATTGCCCGGACAAGGACGGTTCCCGATACTGCCGCATTATCGATGCAGACCAAGTGGTGTCCGAATCCTGCACCAAAACGGTCGATCTTACTCAGCGGGTCAGCCACTTCTGGTGTCACACAATGTTCTGGGGTGCAATGACGGAGAGGATCACGAAGATCAATCTATTCGTTGCGG AGAACGATCGTGACGTGAAGGCGAATGTGGAGGAAACGGAGGACCATATCGTGCTCACTTGCCAGTACCGGTCGACGGTTTCGCTGTGCCGCGCCTTATCGGAAGCAGATAATCGCCAGCTCATGCTGCTTGATGGTCATCTGTCTGGGCGTTACTCGGCGTACAATACAAA AATTTCGAATGGGATCTGTTCGTTGGAAATCAAGAAACCTCTTGCTCCGGCAGATGTTGGCGTATGGCGCATCTATCAGCAGCTAAACCCTACCGACTAcaccgggtgtgtgtttgacgTGAAGGGAAGACGATTCTCCAAAGGGCGTTCGATTCGTACTCGTGGTTCCCCAGTGAAAAGTAGCCGAGTCGAGCTAACAGCAACCGATATCGAAATTTTCCACGATCCGCGATCCTCGAGCGCAACCGTAACGGAACTGTCCTGCGAGGCCCCGTACGCTATCGATTATTGTTACCTTTCCGGACCCACCGGCAGTGATCATACGCCCGAAAAATTCGATCGTCTCAAATCGCTCGGCATCTGTCGATTCAAGGTGACCAACATTACGAGCGGTGTATGGGCCTGCGGCATTAACGATCAAGATGGTGCGGAAGATCATCTCACGTACTACAACGTGAGCGTGTTCCAGCAACCGGGGCAAACCGTTACCAATCAGCTAACGGCCAGCACGGGCGATCGCGAACAACGGCTGCTCTGTCGCACGATTCTCGACCTTCCGATCGATATCTGCCGTTTTGTCGATCCATCCGGTGAGGTGCATGGAGTGTCGAATCAGATGAAACCGTCGGCTGAAGCTCGCTACCGTTACTACGGAAAAGGATTGCGCGAGGGCGAATGCGGACTGGAGATAGTGGAGCTACGGGACAAGGACTTTGGCCAGTGGAAGTGTTTGTTTAAGGTGCGCGGACGGGAGTACGAAATTTCGATGGAGGTTGTTGAAGAAGGTGAG CTATGA
- the LOC118508396 gene encoding uncharacterized protein LOC118508396 isoform X2 — translation MPPIAQLSVILFVVLICWSVPIGRADTVPIFPAKSLSIAEGAGFLAFLNPNGETVLREASATDGHWIHCSVSVNNVQYSLDSDQIHRIGDKTTVERYDSERCGVRVKNLQKALETKWTMYGTDQTGADSTGVLDVTVTSIKFIDELNVTVSGASSTATVNCPDKDGSRYCRIIDADQVVSESCTKTVDLTQRVSHFWCHTMFWGAMTERITKINLFVAENDRDVKANVEETEDHIVLTCQYRSTVSLCRALSEADNRQLMLLDGHLSGRYSAYNTKISNGICSLEIKKPLAPADVGVWRIYQQLNPTDYTGCVFDVKGRRFSKGRSIRTRGSPVKSSRVELTATDIEIFHDPRSSSATVTELSCEAPYAIDYCYLSGPTGSDHTPEKFDRLKSLGICRFKVTNITSGVWACGINDQDGAEDHLTYYNVSVFQQPGQTVTNQLTASTGDREQRLLCRTILDLPIDICRFVDPSGEVHGVSNQMKPSAEARYRYYGKGLREGECGLEIVELRDKDFGQWKCLFKVRGREYEISMEVVEEAMSVGAIIGISIAATIVLGIIGIFAYRKLNRRYTGPTYTVSSSMSNVSNGSHRS, via the exons ATGCCTCCCATCGCGCAGCTGAGTGTAATTCTGTTCGTTGTCCTGATTTGCTGGAGCGTGCCGATTGGTCGGGCCGACACGGTTCCAATTTTCCCGGCCAAAAGTCTGTCCATAGCTGAAGGAGCGGGTTTTCTCGCTTTCTTAAATCCGAATGGTGAAACCGTGCTGAGGGAAGCTTCTGCAACGGATGGCCACTGGATACACTGTTCGGTGTCGGTTAACAATGTTCAGTACAGTTTGGACAGTGATCAGATTCATCGGATCGGCGATAAAACGACCGTTGAGCGGTATGATTCGGAGCGATGCGGCGTGCGGGTCAAAAACCTTCAGAAAGCTCTCGAAACGAAATGGACCATGTACGGTACTGATCAGACGGGTGCGGATAGTACGGGAGTGCTCGATGTAACCGTTACAT CAATAAAATTTATCGACGAACTGAATGTAACCGTTAGTGGAGCCTCATCCACCGCGACTGTGAATTGCCCGGACAAGGACGGTTCCCGATACTGCCGCATTATCGATGCAGACCAAGTGGTGTCCGAATCCTGCACCAAAACGGTCGATCTTACTCAGCGGGTCAGCCACTTCTGGTGTCACACAATGTTCTGGGGTGCAATGACGGAGAGGATCACGAAGATCAATCTATTCGTTGCGG AGAACGATCGTGACGTGAAGGCGAATGTGGAGGAAACGGAGGACCATATCGTGCTCACTTGCCAGTACCGGTCGACGGTTTCGCTGTGCCGCGCCTTATCGGAAGCAGATAATCGCCAGCTCATGCTGCTTGATGGTCATCTGTCTGGGCGTTACTCGGCGTACAATACAAA AATTTCGAATGGGATCTGTTCGTTGGAAATCAAGAAACCTCTTGCTCCGGCAGATGTTGGCGTATGGCGCATCTATCAGCAGCTAAACCCTACCGACTAcaccgggtgtgtgtttgacgTGAAGGGAAGACGATTCTCCAAAGGGCGTTCGATTCGTACTCGTGGTTCCCCAGTGAAAAGTAGCCGAGTCGAGCTAACAGCAACCGATATCGAAATTTTCCACGATCCGCGATCCTCGAGCGCAACCGTAACGGAACTGTCCTGCGAGGCCCCGTACGCTATCGATTATTGTTACCTTTCCGGACCCACCGGCAGTGATCATACGCCCGAAAAATTCGATCGTCTCAAATCGCTCGGCATCTGTCGATTCAAGGTGACCAACATTACGAGCGGTGTATGGGCCTGCGGCATTAACGATCAAGATGGTGCGGAAGATCATCTCACGTACTACAACGTGAGCGTGTTCCAGCAACCGGGGCAAACCGTTACCAATCAGCTAACGGCCAGCACGGGCGATCGCGAACAACGGCTGCTCTGTCGCACGATTCTCGACCTTCCGATCGATATCTGCCGTTTTGTCGATCCATCCGGTGAGGTGCATGGAGTGTCGAATCAGATGAAACCGTCGGCTGAAGCTCGCTACCGTTACTACGGAAAAGGATTGCGCGAGGGCGAATGCGGACTGGAGATAGTGGAGCTACGGGACAAGGACTTTGGCCAGTGGAAGTGTTTGTTTAAGGTGCGCGGACGGGAGTACGAAATTTCGATGGAGGTTGTTGAAGAAG CTATGAGTGTCGGTGCGATCATAGGGATCAGTATTGCAGCCACAATAGTGCTCGGCATCATCGGAATATTTGCCTACCGGAAGCTAAACCGACGCTACACCGGTCCGACCTATACCGTTTCTTCTAGTATGTCGAACGTATCGAACGGTTCGCATCGGTCTTGA
- the LOC118508395 gene encoding N-acetylglucosamine-1-phosphotransferase subunits alpha/beta, whose protein sequence is MECRRVSRGMKRLTRWWSCASGLKSGKFRSRCCCAVTALALLALCYIIFSLLVSHTSKTACQNSYEVIDVVYTWVNGSDPQFLDELARYSSTRDNARYDDKHELRYSLRSLEKYAPWIRNVYIVTNGQVPCWLNLENPRVQIVPHADIADEDTALPTFSSASIETFIHRIPGLSQRFLYLNDDIFLGAPLHPDDLQTLAEGVKVFTAWIVPDCAPDCPWMFVGDGSCDHDCFVEDCQFDGGDCDHPDYRAERERLHPLHDYEDVSAPVDAVEPVEEEGEQMFIDVPKMFPRVSPGSVRASENIRDIYDFFRMKSSNGNSSTRQLVERFNKEKMKLKKRQAKHRSLLGRGHQRTAERQGQAEQNRTIGNNAQEGRLPSMGGNSAVNDIFANSLIHTNRVLNRVYGFHNRKVLAHVGFLLDVQIIERMLERFRDEFLVTKRHRFRAKDDMQYAFSYYHFLMSESRNKTVGEIFDDFDTDASGTWSDREIRTLLTKVYNLPLDWSAVRYFEEVVTNCSLQQNNFLPLEHQQEQRKVYPTLVYERYEDSTIPTVTKPMVVGCTELADMMKANFGKVSRYRYHVSAKTGIYSNFKMLTSNITQVVDALDELRKTPKKFNCINDNLSDDRPEDNQLITALLEDFYLSLFPARSNFELESTYRNRFQRYDDYRSWLWRKTFFRNTVYLVCGTVFLVCVRLLCCRHKGKFARTLLLLGAARSADYTNLS, encoded by the exons ATGGAGTGCCGAAGAGTATCACGTGGAATGAAACGATTGACCCGGTGGTGGTCCTGCGCTTCCGGTCTAAAGAGCGGCAAGTTCCGGTCCAGGTGCTGTTGTGCAGTTACCGCTCTAGCTCTCTTAGCTTTATGCTATATTATTTTTAGTCTACTCGTATCG CATACGTCCAAAACAGCTTGCCAAAACAGCTATGAAGTTATAGATGTAGTATATACATGGGTGAATGGAAGTGATCCTCAGTTTTTGGACGAGCTCGCCCGCTATTCTTCGACTCGAGACAATGCTCGGTATGATGATAAACATGAGCTCCGATACTCGCTGCGATCGCTGGAGAAATATGCGCCATGGATAAGGAATGTGTACATAGTAACGAATGGACAGGTGCCGTGCTGGCTGAATCTGGAAAACCCACGTGTCCAAATCGTACCGCATGCCGACATTGCGGATGAGGACACAGCGCTACCCACATTTTCCAGTGCCAGCATCGAAACGTTTATACACCGCATACCGGGATTATCGCAGCGGTTCCTTTATCTGAACGATGACATCTTTCTCGGGGCACCGCTACATCCAGACGATTTGCAAACGCTCGCCGAAGGCGTAAAGGTGTTCACTGCCTGGATTGTTCCGGACTGTGCACCAGACTGTCCGTGGATGTTCGTGGGTGATGGATCCTGCGATCACGATTGCTTTGTTGAGGACTGCCAGTTTGACGGTGGCGACTGTGATCATCCCGACTACAGGGCGGAACGTGAGCGGCTTCATCCGTTGCACGACTACGAAGACGTTTCCGCGCCAGTAGATGCGGTAGAACCGGTCGAAGAGGAGGGAGAGCAGATGTTTATCGATGTTCCAAAAATGTTTCCCCGCGTTTCGCCCGGCAGTGTACGAGCGTCGGAAAATATTCGTgatatttatgatttttttcgcATGAAAAGTAGCAACGGTAACTCTTCGACGCGACAGCTCGTCGAGCGGTTCAACAAAGAAAAGATGAAATTAAAGAAACGACAAGCGAAGCACCGTAGTCTTCTGGGTCGTGGTCACCAGCGAACTGCAGAAAGGCAAGGTCAGGCGGAGCAAAACCGTACGATCGGCAACAATGCACAGGAAGGGCGTCTGCCGTCGATGGGTGGGAATTCCGCCGTTAATGATATCTTCGCCAACTCGCTGATCCATACGAACCGTGTGTTGAATCGGGTCTATGGCTTCCACAATCGCAAAGTGCTGGCCCACGTAGGCTTTCTTCTGGACGTGCAAATAATCGAACGAATGCTGGAGCGCTTTCGAGACGAGTTTCTCGTCACCAAACGGCATCGATTTCGGGCGAAAGACGATATGCAGTATGCATTTAGCTATTATCATTTCTTGATGAGCGAATCTCGAAACAAAACGGTTGGCGAGATATTTGATGACTTCGACACCGATGCCTCCGG CACATGGTCGGATCGGGAAATTCGAACTCTCCTGACGAAGGTGTACAATCTTCCGCTGGATTGGTCGGCCGTTCGGTACTTCGAGGAGGTTGTCACCAACTGTTCCCTTcagcaaaacaattttcttccacTGGAACATCAGCAGGAACAGCGGAAGGTATATCCCACACTGGTGTACGAGCGGTACGAGGATTCAACAATT CCGACAGTAACAAAACCGATGGTGGTGGGTTGTACCGAGCTTGCCGATATGATGAAAGCCAATTTCGGCAAGGTATCCCGCTATCGGTATCACGTGAGCGCCAAAACTGGCATCTACAGCAATTTCAAGATGCTCACCTCCAACATCACGCAGGTCGTCGACGCGCTCGACGAGCTACGCAAAACACCAAAGAAGTTCAACTGCATAAACGATAACCTAAGCGATGATCGGCCCGAGGACAACCAGTTGATCACAGCCCTGCTAGAGGACTTCTATCTTAGTCTTTTCCCGGCTCGCAGTAACTTCGAGCTGGAGAGCACGTACCGGAACCGATTCCAACGCTACGACGACTATCGCTCTTGGCTGTGGCGGAAAACGTTCTTCCGGAACACGGTTTATCTCGTCTGTGGGACTGTGTTTCTTGTCTGTGTCCGTTTGCTGTGCTGCCGTCACAAGGGAAAGTTTGCACGCACCCTGCTACTGTTAGGGGCGGCTCGGTCAGCAGATTATACCAACCTTTCCTAA
- the LOC118508394 gene encoding FACT complex subunit Ssrp1 codes for MADFLEYSSISSEIRGAMCPGKLKMTDTAMVFKSDKTGKVEQINSGDIELLNYQRFVGSFGLRVFLKNGSLHRFLGFTGDEAKIAEFVKKNYKLDMLEKELSMRGWNWGSVQFKGAVLSFDVENKTSFEIPLNHVSQCNVGKNEVTVEFHRNDDAPVSLMEMRFHIPTSESADTDPVEAFQESVMKQASVISVSGDAIAIFREIHCLTPRGRYDIKVFQTFFQLHGKTYDFKIPTSSVLRLFLLPHKDNRQMFFVISLDPPIKQGQTRYHFLVTLFQMDEETNIELPFTEEELKEKYEDKLTKELSGPVYEVLGKIMKVIINRKLTGPGTFIGHSGTPAIGCSFKAAAGYLYPLERGFIYVHKPPVHIRFEEIATVNFARSGGSTRSFDFEIELKTGTVHTFSSIEKEEYSKLFDFIVSKKLNVKNTGGKASYKDDFADSDNEGEPDAYLARVKAEAKERDEDDDGSDSEESTDEDFNPNQQESDVAEEFDSNVESSSDDSDDEDGSGGDSDGSGSDGGREKKRDKKKEKKEKVKEKSPKKKEKKEKKEPTAKKSKTKDSGAPKRPSTAFMLWMNATRDQIRKDNPGLSMVEISKKGGELWKDLKDKKDWEAKAAKAKEDYAEAMAAYKAAGGGSEGGDGDKGEKRKKKPAAKKSDTAMKGSGFKSKEFIDGDDSSSDDDKKKDAKKAKATESADKKKSKKSDSESEMSESEEDEDEDMSEGSD; via the exons ATGGCTGATTTTCTCGAGTATTCATCCATCAGTTCGGAAATCCGTGGCGCCATG TGCCCTGGAAAGCTGAAAATGACCGACACAGCGATGGTATTCAAAAGCGACAAAACTGGCAAGGTGGAGCAGATCAACTCCGGCGACATCGAGCTATTGAACTATCAGCGATTCGTCGGTAGCTTTGGCCTGCGCGTATTCCTGAAGAATGGATCGTTGCATCGTTTTCTTGGGTTTACCGGTGACGAGGCGAAGATAGCGGAGTTTGTGAAGAAAAACTACAAACTCGACATGCTGGAAAAGGAACTGTCGATGCGCGGCTGGAACTGGGGATCGGTGCAGTTTAAGGGTGCCGTACTGAGCTTCGACGTGGAAAACAAGACCAGCTTTGAGATTCCACTGAACCACGTTTCACAGTGTAACGTAGGCAAGAACGAGGTAACGGTCGAGTTCCATCGGAACGATGATGCACCGGTCAGTTTGATGGAGATGCGGTTCCACATTCCTACGTCCGAGTCGGCCGACACTGACCCCGTGGAGGCGTTCCAGGAGAGCGTCATGAAGCAGGCCTCCGTCATATCGGTGTCTGGCGATGCGATTGCAATCTTCCGCGAAATCCATTGTCTTACGCCGCGTGGTCGGTACGACATCAAGGTATTCCAGACATTCTTTCAGCTGCACGGCAAAACGTACGATTTTAAAATCCCGACATCGTCCGTACTGCGACTGTTTCTGCTGCCACACAAAGACAACAGGCAGATGTTCTTCGTCATATCGCTCGATCCACCAATCAAGCAGGGCCAAACGCGGTACCACTTCCTGGTTACGCTTTTCCAGATGGACGAGGAAACGAACATAGAGCTTCCATTCACGGAGGAAGAGCTGAAGGAGAAGTATGAGGATAAGCTGACGAAAGAACTGTCCGGACCGGTGTACGAGGTGTTGGGCAAAATCATGAAGGTGATCATAAATCGTAAACTAACCGGCCCCGGCACGTTCATCGGCCACTCGGGCACACCGGCCATTGGCTGCTCGTTCAAAGCAGCCGCTGGTTATCTGTACCCATTGGAGCGTGGATTTATCTATGTCCACAAACCACCGGTTCACATACGGTTCGAGGAGATTGCAACGGTCAATTTTGCCCGTAGCGGTGGATCTACGCGAAGTTTCGATTTCGAGATTGAGCTAAAAACCGGTACGGTCCACACGTTCAGCAGCATCGAGAAGGAAGAGTACTCGAAacttttcgattttatcgtATCGAAAAAGCTGAACGTGAAGAACACGGGCGGAAAGGCCAGCTACAAGGACGACTTTGCCGATTCGGATAACGAGGGCGAACCGGACGCGTATCTGGCGCGCGTGAAGGCGGAAGCTAAGGAGCGCGACGAAGATGACGATGGCAGCGATTCGGAGGAATCGACCGATGAGGACTTCAACCCGAACCAGCAGGAATCTGACGTGGCCGAGGAGTTTGACAGTAATGTGGAGTCTTCGTCGGATGATTCCGATGACGAGGACGGTAGCGGCGGAGACAGCGATGGCAGCGGATCGGACGGTGGTCGTGAGAAAAAGCGCGacaagaagaaagagaagaaggaaaaggtgAAGGAAAAGTCAcccaaaaagaaagagaagaaagaaaagaaggaacCAACGGCCAAGAAATCGAAAACTAAAGACTCGGGCGCACCGAAACGGCCGTCCACGGCCTTTATGCTCTGGATGAACGCAACCCGCGACCAGATACGGAAGGACAACCCGGGCCTGTCGATGGTCGAGATCAGCAAGAAGGGTGGCGAGCTGTGGAAGGATCTGAAAGATAAGAAGGACTGGGAGGCAAAGGCAGCGAAGGCAAAGGAAGATTACGCGGAAGCGATGGCCGCATACAAAGCGGCAGGCGGCGGAAGTGAAGGCGGGGATGGGGATaagggagaaaaaaggaaaaagaaaccggCTGCCAAGAAATCGGACACAGCCATGAAGGGTAGCGGATTCAAGAGCAAGGAGTTCATCGATGGGGACGATTCGTCCAGCGATGATGACAAGAAAAAAGACGCAAAGAAAGCTAAAGCAACGGAATCGGCGGACAAGAAG aaATCAAAAAAGTCTGACTCTGAATCAGAAATGTCCGAATCGGAAGAAGACGAGGATGAGGATATGAGCGAAGGCAGTGATTGA
- the LOC118508405 gene encoding mobility group protein 1A — protein MAEKPKRPLSAYMLWLNSAREQIKKENPGIKVTEIAKKGGELWRGMKDKSEWEYKAAKMKDEYNKQMQDFERNGGSKDAGTKKKKGAKKVAKKSKKKDSEDEDDESGDESD, from the exons ATGGCTGAGAAACCAAAGCGTCCCCTATCGGCTTATATGCTGTGGCTGAATTCGGCCCGCGAACAGATCAAGAAGGAAAATCCTGGAATTAAAGTGACAGAAATCGCCAAGAAGGGCGGAGAGCTGTGGCGTGGAATGAAGGACAAGAGC GAATGGGAGTACAAGGCAGCCAAGATGAAGGATGAGTACAACAAACAGATGCAAGATTTCGAGCGAAACGGTGGCAGCAAGGACGCCGGaaccaagaaaaagaaaggtgCAAAGAAAGTTGCcaaaaagagcaaaaagaaGGATTCGGAGGATGAAGATGACGAGTCTGGAGATGAGAGCGACTGA